A window from Pseudomonas frederiksbergensis encodes these proteins:
- a CDS encoding DMT family transporter, which yields MNLSLYLLTVLIWGTTWIALKWQLGVVAIPVSIVYRFGLAALVLFVMLLLSRRLQVMNRRGHLICLAQGLCLFCINFMCFLTASQWIPSGLVAVVFSTATLWNALNARVFFGQKVARNVLMGGALGLLGLGLLFWPEVAGHTASPQTLLGLGLALLGTLCFSAGNMLSSLQQKAGLKPLTTNAWGMAYGAAMLSVWCLVKGIPFDMEWNARYIGSLLYLVIPGSVIGFTAYLTLVGRMGPERAAYCTVLFPVVALNVSAFAEGYQWTAPALVGLVLVMLGNVLVFRKPRVPMVQGNGKLA from the coding sequence ATGAACCTTTCGTTGTATCTGCTGACCGTGCTGATCTGGGGCACCACCTGGATTGCCTTGAAATGGCAACTGGGCGTGGTGGCGATTCCGGTGTCGATCGTTTATCGCTTCGGCCTCGCAGCGTTGGTGCTGTTCGTGATGCTACTGCTCAGTCGCCGCCTGCAAGTGATGAACCGTCGCGGGCACCTGATCTGTCTGGCGCAGGGGTTGTGCCTGTTCTGCATCAATTTCATGTGTTTCCTGACGGCCAGCCAGTGGATCCCCAGTGGTCTGGTCGCGGTGGTGTTTTCCACCGCCACGTTGTGGAACGCACTCAATGCGCGCGTGTTCTTCGGCCAGAAAGTCGCGCGCAATGTGCTGATGGGCGGTGCGCTGGGGCTGCTTGGGCTTGGCCTGTTGTTCTGGCCTGAGGTGGCGGGCCACACCGCGAGCCCGCAAACCTTGCTCGGGTTGGGCCTGGCGTTGCTCGGGACACTGTGCTTCTCGGCGGGCAACATGCTGTCGAGCCTGCAACAGAAAGCCGGGCTCAAACCGCTGACCACCAACGCCTGGGGCATGGCCTATGGCGCGGCCATGCTGTCGGTGTGGTGTCTGGTCAAAGGCATTCCGTTCGACATGGAATGGAATGCGCGCTACATCGGCTCGCTGCTGTACCTGGTGATTCCGGGTTCGGTGATCGGTTTCACGGCCTATCTGACACTGGTCGGGCGGATGGGGCCCGAGCGCGCCGCCTATTGCACCGTACTGTTCCCCGTTGTGGCGCTGAACGTGTCGGCGTTTGCCGAAGGCTATCAATGGACCGCGCCCGCCTTGGTGGGTTTGGTACTGGTGATGCTGGGCAATGTGCTGGTGTTTCGTAAGCCCAGGGTGCCGATGGTGCAGGGCAACGGCAAACTCGCGTAA
- a CDS encoding 2-hydroxyacid dehydrogenase: MKKTVLAFSRVTPEMVERLKQDFDVIVPNPKNGDINAQFNEALPHAHGLIGVGRKLGRAQLENAAKLEVVSSVSVGYDNYDVAYFNERGIMLTNTPDVLTESTADLAFALLMSSARRVAELDAWTKAGQWQATVGAPLFGCDVHGKTLGIVGMGNIGAAIARRGRLGFNMPILYSGNSRKTELEQELGAQMRSLDQLLAEADFVCLVVPLSEKTRHLISHRELALMKPGAILVNIARGPVVDEPALIEALQNNRIRGAGLDVYEKEPLAESPLFQLKNAVTLPHIGSATHETREAMANRALANLRSALLGERPQDLVNPQVWKG; the protein is encoded by the coding sequence ATGAAAAAGACCGTCCTCGCCTTCAGCCGCGTCACCCCCGAAATGGTCGAACGCCTGAAGCAAGACTTCGACGTTATCGTGCCAAACCCAAAAAATGGCGACATCAACGCCCAGTTCAACGAAGCCCTGCCCCACGCCCATGGCCTGATCGGCGTCGGTCGCAAACTCGGTCGCGCACAGTTGGAAAACGCCGCCAAACTGGAAGTCGTCTCCAGCGTCTCGGTCGGCTACGACAACTACGACGTCGCCTACTTCAACGAACGCGGGATCATGCTTACCAACACCCCCGACGTCCTCACCGAAAGCACCGCGGACCTGGCCTTCGCCCTGCTGATGAGCAGCGCCCGCCGCGTCGCCGAACTGGACGCCTGGACCAAGGCCGGCCAATGGCAAGCCACCGTAGGGGCGCCGTTATTCGGCTGCGATGTACACGGCAAGACCCTGGGCATCGTCGGCATGGGTAACATCGGGGCGGCCATCGCCCGTCGCGGGCGGCTGGGCTTCAACATGCCGATCCTCTACAGCGGCAACAGCCGCAAGACCGAACTGGAGCAAGAACTCGGCGCGCAGATGCGCAGCCTGGATCAACTGCTGGCCGAAGCTGATTTCGTCTGCCTGGTGGTGCCGCTCAGCGAAAAAACCAGACACCTGATCAGCCATCGTGAACTGGCATTGATGAAACCCGGCGCGATTCTGGTGAACATTGCCCGCGGCCCGGTGGTGGACGAACCCGCCCTGATCGAAGCCCTGCAAAACAACCGGATTCGTGGCGCCGGGCTGGACGTTTACGAGAAAGAACCGCTGGCTGAGTCCCCTCTGTTCCAACTGAAAAACGCGGTGACATTGCCGCACATCGGCTCGGCCACTCATGAAACCCGCGAAGCCATGGCCAACCGTGCCTTGGCTAACTTGCGCAGCGCTTTGCTGGGTGAGCGACCACAAGATCTGGTGAACCCGCAAGTGTGGAAAGGTTGA
- a CDS encoding DUF2165 domain-containing protein — protein MNNLTTDKLIRYIKILLIIYISFFGLLVMYSNFTDYASNYEYVGHVLSMDTTRSNPRLSYRAITSPMLHHRIYWLIITLEVTFTTYCLIGAFHLYRQINGSAEEFHEAKKFSLIGLMIGIFVYYVCLQVIGVEWFNMDTSQVWNAKDWARHIVDFLLPLLIFVALKTER, from the coding sequence TTGAACAACCTTACAACCGACAAGCTCATCAGATATATAAAAATCCTGCTAATTATCTATATAAGCTTTTTTGGCCTGCTAGTGATGTACAGCAACTTCACCGACTACGCATCAAACTATGAATACGTCGGCCACGTGCTAAGCATGGACACCACCCGGAGCAACCCCAGACTGAGTTACAGGGCAATCACCTCGCCCATGCTTCACCACCGAATTTACTGGTTAATCATTACCTTGGAAGTTACCTTCACAACCTATTGCCTGATAGGCGCCTTTCATCTTTATCGACAAATAAACGGGTCTGCGGAAGAATTTCACGAGGCAAAAAAGTTTTCACTCATTGGTTTAATGATTGGTATTTTTGTCTATTACGTTTGCCTGCAGGTTATCGGAGTCGAATGGTTCAACATGGACACCTCACAAGTTTGGAACGCCAAGGACTGGGCTCGGCATATAGTTGATTTCCTACTTCCATTGCTGATATTCGTCGCGCTCAAGACCGAGCGCTGA
- a CDS encoding AraC family transcriptional regulator — translation MPALETLQVFQALNRSPNARLEHSAELGDGMAAALWSNHHDAQDYEAPSHHTLSCYIAGGTGTFRRDQPGTKGGPDKLCILPAEHQSGWVINGDIRLAHVYFSPEQFALGCVTLLDREPRELQLREATFLDDPAQARRFRQMLTLNWNEPGERVLTSSLAHEMLSHVLLGQVGMREGLRLKGGLAAHQRRQLVEFIDNQLAEAISLGQLAALCALSEYHFARMFRESFGLPPHQYVLSRRLSRARELLRSTSQPLGEIALACGFASASHFTNRFRQALGGTPGEYRQAFLR, via the coding sequence ATGCCTGCACTGGAAACCCTGCAAGTCTTTCAAGCCCTCAACCGCTCGCCCAATGCTCGCCTCGAGCACAGCGCCGAGCTCGGTGACGGCATGGCTGCAGCCTTGTGGAGCAACCATCACGACGCCCAGGATTACGAAGCGCCGAGTCATCACACCCTGTCCTGCTACATCGCCGGCGGCACCGGCACTTTTCGCCGCGACCAGCCCGGCACCAAGGGCGGCCCGGACAAGCTGTGCATCCTGCCGGCCGAGCATCAATCGGGTTGGGTGATCAACGGCGACATACGCCTGGCCCACGTGTATTTCAGCCCCGAACAATTCGCCCTCGGTTGCGTCACGCTGCTTGACCGCGAACCTCGCGAACTGCAGCTGCGCGAAGCGACCTTTCTGGACGACCCGGCACAAGCCCGGCGCTTTCGGCAAATGCTCACACTCAACTGGAACGAGCCCGGCGAACGCGTGCTCACCAGCAGCCTGGCCCATGAAATGCTCAGCCACGTCCTGCTCGGCCAGGTCGGGATGCGTGAGGGCTTGCGGCTGAAAGGCGGATTGGCTGCGCATCAGCGGCGGCAGTTGGTGGAGTTCATCGACAACCAATTGGCCGAGGCCATCAGCCTGGGGCAGTTGGCGGCGTTGTGTGCGTTATCCGAATACCACTTTGCGCGGATGTTTCGCGAGAGTTTTGGCTTGCCGCCGCATCAGTATGTGTTGTCGCGGCGACTGAGCCGGGCGCGGGAGTTGTTGCGTTCAACGTCGCAGCCATTGGGGGAAATTGCACTGGCGTGCGGGTTTGCCAGTGCGAGTCATTTCACCAATCGGTTTCGGCAGGCATTGGGGGGAACGCCTGGGGAGTATCGGCAGGCGTTTTTGCGGTAG